In a single window of the Candidatus Omnitrophota bacterium genome:
- a CDS encoding Jag N-terminal domain-containing protein → MNKVTKLEIEGKTVEGAVKAGLKELNASRDQVKIEILCEEEKGLFGMPGAKMAKIRVTLVNNNP, encoded by the coding sequence ATGAATAAAGTAACCAAGCTGGAAATAGAGGGCAAGACGGTTGAAGGGGCGGTTAAAGCGGGCCTAAAGGAATTAAACGCAAGCCGGGATCAGGTTAAGATTGAGATTCTTTGCGAAGAAGAAAAAGGGCTTTTTGGCATGCCCGGAGCAAAAATGGCTAAAATCCGAGTTACCTTGGTAAATAATAATCCTTGA